In Triticum urartu cultivar G1812 chromosome 6, Tu2.1, whole genome shotgun sequence, the following proteins share a genomic window:
- the LOC125513142 gene encoding putative ripening-related protein 1 translates to MSPSNARKMTMSCLVVLALLLATTVEAQECRRSGTLRPGKGHSCEDCCEAGKAYPTYRCSPPVVAGATRAIMTLNDFDEGGDGGDPSACDEVFHRNSERVVALSTGWYAGGSRCGDRIRIRANGRSVLAKVVDECDSVNGCDREHAFQPPCRNNVVDASQAVWDALGITGEEVGEYGITWSDA, encoded by the coding sequence ATGTCTCCATCAAACGCTCGCAAGATGACCATGAGCTGCCTCGTCGTGCTGGCACTGCTGCTGGCGACCACCGTGGAGGCGCAGGAGTGCAGGCGAAGCGGCACGCTCCGGCCGGGCAAGGGCCACTCGTGCGAGGACTGCTGCGAGGCAGGGAAGGCGTACCCGACGTACCGGTGCTCGCCGCCGGTCGTcgcaggcgccaccagggccATCATGACGCTCAACGACTTCGacgagggcggcgacggcggggacCCGTCGGCGTGCGATGAAGTCTTCCACCGCAACTCGGAGCGCGTGGTGGCGCTGTCCACGGGGTGGTACGCCGGGGGCTCACGCTGCGGCGACCGCATACGGATCCGAGCCAACGGCAGGTCCGTGCTCGCCAAGGTCGTCGACGAGTGCGACTCCGTGAACGGGTGCGACCGCGAGCACGCCTTCCAGCCGCCCTGCCGCAACAACGTCGTCGACGCGTCCCAGGCGGTGTGGGACGCGCTCGGCATCACCGGTGAGGAGGTCGGCGAGTACGGCATCACCTGGTCAGATGCATGA